In Exiguobacterium acetylicum, the genomic stretch AACGAGGCGAGACCGAACGACGAAATCAACAGGACAAGAAAAGCGATGAAATAGAGCGGACTGAAAACTTTCCGGAAACCGGTCTGCTGTTTGACCGTCGTTGTCTCGTAGTGACGTTTCGGTTCTTTAAGCGTAAAGACGGATAACACCATCGCTGTTAAACCGAACGCAGCAGCAAAGAAGAACGGCGTCCGCGAGCCGAGGTCAGCGAGAAATCCACCAATCCCCGGTCCGATGATGAAACCGGTCGAGATGGCAGCAGACATATACCCGAGCGCTTTCGGACGAGTCTCGTTCGTCGTGATGTCAGCGATGAATGCCGTGACGGCTGGCATGATGAAAGCCGCACTGACACCACCGAGAATCCTTGACGCGAACAGGACTTCGACGCTTTGACCGAGACCGAATAAGAGCTCGGACATGCTGAAGATGAACAAACCGATGATGATCATCGGTTTACGACCGTACTTGTCAACGGCGCGTCCCGCGAGTGGTGAAAGAATCAGTTGCGCAAAGGCGAAGGCGGAAACCATGTAACCGACTGTCGCCCCGGAGATGTTCAACTCGTTCATGATCGTCGGTGTGACGGGAATGACGAGTCCGATACCTAAAAAGGCGATGAATAAGTTGAGCAGGAGTGTACTTAAAATCAATGTATTGTTTTGCATAGTTCACCTCAATAGAATTAAATCGTTTTTGACATACCGCGCCAGACGATCGGCCAGACAGCTTGCTGTCGAGCGTGAAACGCGTCGACACCGTTGTAGACGAGTTCCGTCAGCGTACCTTCCGCAACCGTCAGATAGGCGAGAGCGGCACTTTTGTAATCCGTCGAATAGAGAATCTGTTCCGTTCGGTCTCGTTCGCGTAGTAATCGCGTCAATAGATCGTGCAGTGAATCAAAAAACGGATTGAAACGGTCCGTCATTTCTTGTTCGAGCTTCTCCGGTGGAAAATAGGCAGCCCGAAGGATGAATCGCATCAGGATATCGTCTTGCTGTTCCGAAATGAACCAATCGAAGAAGCCGTGCAGCGATTGCTCGAGCGGCTGCTGCCGCGTACTCGTGAAATACGTCGCAAAGCGGCGCTTTTGTTCTTGCAAGGCATACGTCGTCGCTTGCAGGAACAAGTCGTCCTTCCCTTTATAATGCGCATAGATCGATGGCTTTTTAATACCGACCTCTGTCGCGATCTCTTGCAGTGATGCCCCTTCATAGCCATGCGCGGCAAAATGATGGATGCTCGTCTGTAACAATTGTTGAGCTTTCAGATGAATCACCTTCCTAACGGTCGTTAGGTAACACTGTAACAGTAAATTTCAAATAGAGTCAATCAGATTGTCTTACCGCACAAAAAAACTGACTCCGCGAAGGCGGAATCAGTTAAGGAAGAATCATTATTTATTCATGACACGACCGCGTGTTGCGACGCGTGAGCCGACGATTCCTGCGAATGACGTAAAGATGAGTGTCAGAAGCAGTCCGACGAACGCCCAGATCGAAACTTTTGACGCTGTTTGTGTCGCTTGTTCCGTTTGCTCGCGGACATCTTGGACCGTTTTCTTGAGGTCAGCCGATGTCTCATCAAGCGTTTGTTTGGCGTTTTCGATTTGTTGCGTCGTTTCTTTTGTTGCCGTGTTGAGACCATCGACGATATTTTGTGTCGCTTCTTCCGCTTCAGCACCTGTCAAATCGGTGTTTTTTGCGACTGCATCAGCGATTTTATCTTCATCGACCGATTTCTCGATTTTTTCAGCTCGTGCTGTCAACGAATCACCAAGATCCTGGACGATCGTATCGAAATTTTCTGGTTTCGTGATTGCTTCCTTACCAGCAGCCGTGACGTCTTCTTGTACAGCGTCAAGTTCGTTCTGCAAGTAACCTGGCTGCAATTCTTTGATGTCCGTGTCTTTTAAGATTTCGTCGACGTTTCCTTCAAGTTCTTTCGTATCAACTTGAGACACGTTTTTCGTAATCGAATCGAATCCTTTCGTCGCAGCGTCTTGTGCTGTTGAAGCAACGGATCCGATACCGTTACCAGCCGCACCACCGACTGTCCCGAGTAGTGAGCCGACCGATTGTAACGTATTGACCGTCGTGAACGTCAAGAGAGCGAACAAGAGGATGACGCTCGTCGACCATGTCAAGAAACCGTGGACGAGACCGGCACGTGCCGACGTCACACCGGAGACGAATCCGGCAACGAACAGCGAGATGAGCAATGAAAGGATTGCCCAAATGATCAAGCCCGTTCCAACACCATCGAATGGGTTATTCGACGTGACGTCCGTGACGCCGAGTCCGATCGCTGAACCGATTAAACTAAATAAGATCAATAAAGATAGAAATGATACCACACCTGCAAAAATCGAGCTCCATGAGATGTTACGACCTGCTCCGTCCGCTTCCGCTCGGAAATGCGACGAAAAGCCTCTGTTTGTCTTTTCCATAATAAGCACTACCTCTCCCCAAATTGGTCTTTCAAGTTCGAGATGTTCATGAATGTAAAAGCTTCATCTCAAGTTTCTTACGCGCATAGCTCTTATATAGCCGGTAACTAAATAAGAGAAACCTAGTATTACAGGTACATGATTAATGGTCGTCTGAACTTCAACGAAGTGATATTGGTTGCGTTTGAAGAAAAAGCATCGTACACTCTTATCAAGTGTCACGTTATACTGTACAGTTTAAAATTAAAAGGAGGTGATCCCCCGCTTTTAGGGGGATACAAGTTGGACATCGTCTTAACACTGAATTTGTTGTTGCTCGTCGTATTGATTGGTTTGACCGCGTTTTTCGTCGGTTCGGAATTTGCTGTCGTCAAAGTCCGGATGTCACGTCTCGACCAGATGGTGCAAGAAGGAAAAAAGGGAGCAGTACTTGCGAAGAAGGTCGCAGGAGATCTCGATTATTACTTGTCGGCCTGTCAGCTCGGTATCACGATCACTGCACTTGGTCTGGGTGCACTCGGGAAACCGACGGTCGAGAAATTGTTGACACCGGTCTTTGATGAACTCGGTGTCGCGGTTGCGCTGTCAACGATTCTCTCATACAGTATCGCTTTCATTTTCGTGACGTTTCTCCACGTCGTCATCGGAGAGCTCGCACCGAAGACGCTCGCGATCCAGTATGCGGAACGGATGACGTTACTGCTAGCTCCTTCACTCTATGTATTCGGTAAGATCATGTATCCGTTCATCTGGATCATGAATGGTTCGGCCCGTGTCCTCTTGCGGACGTTCGGTGTGAAACCAGCCGGTCACGAACAAGCCCATTCGGAAGAAGAGTTGAAGATCATCATGGCACAAAGTTTTCAAAGTGGTGAGATCAATCAATCGGAACTCGCTTTGATGCAAAACGTCTTTGCGTTTGATGAGCGTGTTACGCGCGACATCATGGTGCCACGGATGAACATGATGGTCATTTCGGACGAGATGAGTTGGGAAAATCTATTACAGACGATGTCTGACAATCCGTATACGCGTTACCCGGTCAGTGAAGGAACGGATAAGGACCGGATTAGTGGTTATATCAACGTCAAGGAAGTGCTCGCCCATCACGCGGTACAAGACGAACGAGAACTTGCATCGTTCCTTAAACCGTTGCCGGTCGTCTCGGAATTGACACCGCTGCAAGAAACACTCTTGAAGATGAAGCAGACACGGTCACACATCGCTCTCGTCATCGACGAGTATGGTGGGACGTCCGGTTTGATCACGATGGAGGATATTTTGGAGGAAATCGTCGGTGACATCCGCGATGAATTCGATGAAGCGGAGCAAGCCGAAATCGAACAGTTGCCGGACGGCTCGTACCGCTTAGCGGGTACTGTCCTATTAGTTGAAATTGAAGAACGATTTGGTCTTCGGTTCACTGAAGCAGAGGCGGTCGACACGATTGGTGGGTATATTCAATCACGGACGGCTGCTTTTCAAGAGGGAACGATCGTCACAGATGAGGCGTTTACGCTTGAGATCTTGCGTTCTGCTCAATATCAGATTCAGGATGTCAAGTTGACCTTGCCGTCAAGCTAACAGAAAGACCCGTTTTGCTTAGTAGTTCAATCTACTAAGCAGACGGGTCTTCTTTATTGAGCGGAGGGGAGATTGGATTCGGTTGACGGTAACTGTTCCTTCAAATACAGAGAAAAAGCTTCTTCCGATAAAGGACGCGCATAGTAATACCCCTGACCGATGTGACAGCCGACGGATTTAAGATACGAGTGCTGCGCCTCGTTTTCGACACCTTCTGCGATCATCGTCAGACCAATCGTTTGTCCCATTGCGATGATATGTGGGAGTAAAGCAGCTCCACCAGTTGTTTCCGGACAATCGTCGACGAATGATTTATCAATCTTCAGCGCATGAACTGGCAGTTGATGCAGGATGGATAAAGAAGAGAAACCGGTTCCGAAGTCATCGATGGCACAGTGAATTCCCTGATCGCGCAACGAATGTAACATCTTGCTGCTATCTGTGACGTCTTGTAAGACGCTCTCGGTAATTTCGAGTTCCAGATAAGCTGGAGATAAGTTCGTCTCAGACAAGGTCTCTTCAATCATGTTTAGGAAATGTTGATCCTTGAACTGGGGAACGGAGATGTTGACGGCGACGATTAGCGGATAGCCTTGCTCATGCCAGTCAAATGTCCTGCGGCATGCCGTCTTTAGAATCCAGCGTCCAAGAGCGATGATGTGACCGCTCTCTTCAGCGATCGAGATGAATTCGACGGGAGAAATCAAACCAAAGACTGGATGATGCCAGCGAACGAGTGCTTCCATACCGATCGGACGGTTTGTCATCAAATCGACTTTTGGCTGATAGACCAGTTGGAATTGATCGTTCTCGATCGCTGCCGGCAGATCCATTTCTAGCTGGATCTTCCGATTGAACCATTGGTGGAGTCGTTCATCATACCGGACGCAGTGCATCGGTCCTTGTTGTTTCGCTTGAAGAAGTGCCGTATCAAGACAAGGAAGAATGTTCTGGTGCAAGGAAGTGTCTTCGACGAGACAACTACCAGCATGGACGGTGACTTGAATCGAATAACCGCGAATTCGGAACGGGCGCTCGAATTGGTGTATTATAGACTGTTCCAGAGCGGTCAACGAATCGTTTGTCGCGTATGGAAGGATGAGCGCGAACTCGTCCCCACCGACCCGGTAGATCTCCAGGTCATCGTGGCGCAGGAGGCGAAGTCGATTCGCCGTCTCAATCAAGACATGGTCACCCGTCGCATGCCCCATCGTATCATTGACGATCGTCAAACGATGTAAATCCAGCGAGACGGCCGCAAAAGAACGCGGTAAGTCGTTCGTAAGCCGTTCGATGAAGTGTTGCCGATTCGCGAGCTGTGTCAGCGAATCGTGGTAAGCGATGAATGAGACTTCGTTTAGCAAGCGGTTGTTGCTCCGTAACGTAAAGATTTGCCGACCGAGAACAAGAAAGAACAAGAGCAGCCAACCGCTCGATAGAATATTGAGGTACCAGTCATAAGTCGATAAGACGAACCCTGTCAGTAAACCGATGCTGACATAAGGCAAGATGAAATCGCGTTCCGTTACCGTTCGCTGAGAACGAAAGAGCCGTTCTTGTTGCGGATGCTGTCTTCCTTCTAAATGACCACTCCACCCGATGGACAGAAGCGCAATGATCCAGAAAACATCGACGAGATGTTCAAGAAACGGACTATTGTTAAACGTAAAGACGGTAAGTATGACATCGCCGCACACTTGGAACAAAAAACCAACGACGAGAAAACGGTGATGCGGTTTTCCTTGATTATGACGAATATGGTAATACAAAATCGTACTGAAAAAGAGGAGTAACACATCAGCAATGAGAAATCCGAAGGTGGAGATCGTTCGCTCGAGCGAGGGATTCAGGATCTCAAAATAGGGTTGCAATAAATAATAGTCGCTCATGACGAAAGCCGTCGTCATGAACACGACCAAATTGAAGATGTAGTTCTTATTCGTGAAGTTCAATCCGATGCTACGCATCTTCGTGATTAGCGCTAAAACATAGCTGAAATAAGACGAACACCAAAGAATGGTCGAAACAATCGGTGCATCGACCCGTCCGTCTGTCAATTGGAGGAACAGCCATAGACCACTCCCAAGAACGTGTAATAAAAGACCCGCGAACAAAAAACTTAAAAAACGGAGGTGTGGATTGCGCTGTTCAATGCGTGCGCGAATCATCCAATAGGCGGCAATCAGACCCGCCATCATATGAAAGATGTTGATTCCGATCAGGTGTGCCCACTCTTCAGCAGGTCCAAAACGAATCCAACCATAGAAAACGAGGAATACAGGAAAGACGATGAAAGAGAAGTAACGCCACATGAGTTGAACGGACCTCCTTAAGTTAAAAAGCGAGAAGTGTTATATAGGTATCGGTCAAATTTTCCATTTTTTGAAGGGTGCTTATCTAGAAGGCCTGAAGAAATTAAGGAGTGTCGCACATTAAAAATATCAATCATGACGGGATGTTCCACATGAAATTGTTGGATTTTCGATTGATAGCCATTCAAATGTCATTTATAGATGACGATAAAGAGAATGAAGTCCATCTATGAATGAGGGAGAGAAGCATATGAAATGGTTCGCGAAATCAGCATCACCGTCCTTCGATGCGCGCATCGAAGGCGAACGCGCTCATGTCGTGTTGAATGTTCCGACATCCTTACATGAACAATTACGTTTAATCGGTCTAGAAGCAGTCGATTTACAAATTGTCCGGGTCATCCGCGAAGATGTATCCCGTTGGATGCCGAGCATGGTCGACGCGTTCTACGAGGAGCTGGTTCGTGTTCCATCTCTCCGACATTTGATTGAACAGCATTCGACGCTCGAACGATTGAAAGGCACTCTCGCTCGGCACATCCTACAAATGTTCGATGGTCAGGTGACGATGGACTACATCGAAGCCCGGCGTCGGATTGCTGAACGGCATGTTCAAATCGGGTTGCATAATAAATGGTATATCGCTGCCTTCCAGAAAGTCTGGAACGTCCTCAGTGAACAGATTGATAGCAGTGACTGGCCGGAAGTCGAACGTGTCCGGATCATGCGGGCAGCGGGGAAACTCTTCAACCTCGAACAACAGATCGTCATGACGATGTATGAGGATCAAGTCGATGAGGAGCGTCAAGCGATCGCGACAGCCAAACGGCACGTCGGAGATGGCGTTCAAAAATCAACGGAAGAACTTGCCGCGATGAGTGAGGAGTCGTCAGCGAACTTCCAAGAAATCGAACGGCACGCGAAACACGTCTCGACGACGACAGACGCGATTTCGATTCAGTTGACAGAAGCGGTCGGTGAAGCAGAAGCCGGTGTTGTGCTTGTCGAAGAGGAGACACGACGCTTCCAGGAGGTTGTCGCAGATTTATCACGAACGACCGAACAAGTCGCTGAACTGTCTCGTCTGTCGCAGGAAATCGAGCGAATCGCCGGGATGGTGACGACGATTTCTGATCAGACGAACCTTCTTAGTTTGAACGCCTCGATCGAAGCGGCACGTGCCGGGGAGATGGGGCGCGGGTTTACCGTCGTTGCGCAAGAAATTCGGAAACTCGCTGAAGAGAGTAAACAGTCGGCAGCCGAGACGTCGCGGATCGCCCAAGAAATCACGCAAAAGATGCTCGTCGTCTCAGAGCGGATGGGAACGACGGAGACGGCGGTTGTCCGAACGACGACGGAGATGCAACAAGTCGTCCGTGCCTTCTCACGGATTTCGGAACAGACGGATGCGGTCTCGCGGCAAATTCATGAACTATCGACCGATACGAAGGATGTCGCCGGAACGATCGAAGGCATGCGTAAGATTGCAGAAGCGATTGCTGAGACGGCGGATGACTTACAAGAAGTCGCAGCAACCCTATAAGTTATTCCTCCTTTCTACGGGAAAGGAGGAATTTTTTGTCGCTTTATGGAAAAATGAAAGTGGAGGTGTGAATGGTTTATGGTTCAGAGTCTACTACTGATTGTTTTATGTTTTTTCGCATTGATTGGATATTATTTGATGACAGGTGAACTCGCTCCACGTGAGTTGTACGGATTACTCGGTGTAGCAGGCGTCGCTTTCGTGATTGGTGGAGTCGAATGGTGGCAAATCCGGCGTGATTTACGCTATCGCGGACTAGATGAAGGAGTGTCCGTTCGCTTAGCGGACCGGGCGAGCCGAAAGACGAATACGGTCTTTCTCGCGCATGAACGATGGCTAACGTTCTCACGACGTTACGCCACATGGTGGCAGGCAATCCTTGCGCGCTTCGAAAAGTTCGAATCATTTTTTCTCGACGTGACGTTCGAAGGAGACGGGGAACAATTACAAATTAAAGAGACGAAGACGGAGTGGCTCCGTAATACGACACATTTTGTGATTCGCAAAGACGGACGCGATATCGGAACGATTCGCACCGATGCGGCACTGCGTCAACAACTGCAGCTGCAAGAGGTCTTACTCGTCTCGTATGCCGATCAGGAGTATCAGATTCGGTCCTCGACGCTTACGCGAAAAATCGGCGTTTATCAAAACGGCGATTGCATCGCAACAGGGTCACGGCATGGGGCGCAACTCGTCTTTGACTGTGACACGAATGAACGTCTCTTAGCCGTCGCCAGTATGATCGTTTTTCGACTTGTTTATTCGAAGTGATTTTATTTCACTGACCGTATAAATAATTTTATTGTTTACAAACCAAAAATCACTAAGACAGGTCATTTGCCTATTAGATTCTATGGCTACATACAAAAAGCGCGCTGATTCTCTTTTGTAGAGATCCAGCGCGTCTTTTCGTTAACCGGTCTTTCGGATCGATTCGAATAATCGTCCCTTATAGACGTCGGCAATCGTATTAAGGAACGTCTCGCTCAACTTTTTCGGGAAGAACGGTTTTGCATATACATAATGATACGCCTTCTTCAAATCATCCCATTGTGTACACGGTTCCGTTTGACGGAACCGAGCGACGTCGATGATCCGTGTTCCGTTAGCGGTCAAAAGAATATTGCGTAAATGGATGTCTGACGGGTTCAGACCGACGGATCGTGCTTGTGCTAAAGCCGTATCGACTGTCGTTAAGACGGATTCCGGGATGAACGTCCCGCTGACGAGACATTCGAATAACGTTTGACCTTCAATGTATTCGAGCACGATATAATCGGCACCATATTCATAGACTTGCGCGTACGTCGGAAAATCAGTCAGCTGTGCGTAGATGCTCCCTTCGAGATCTGCAAGCGTTCGAAACGACGGGTAAAATTTCTTGATGACGCGATCCGTGCCGCGGATGCGAAAGACGAACGCACTTCGTCCTGTCCCGATTAAGTCAAGTTCACTTGGAAGATGCTCGATCGTACAAACGAAGCCTGTTTCTTTCAATTGGATCAATTGCGCTAACTCAGCGTCAGTTTTCAATGGTGTCACTTCCTTTCCTCCTTCATTTCTTATACCCATTATACGCTCATCTGACAGGAAAAGTTTCAAAAATCGCTTGTGTGTGAAAGTTTTGAACATTATGTGATATGCTAAAAATGCTACACTGTTACATACTTTAAGGGGGTTTTTAATCATGTCAACGACACAACAATGGCGCGACCATTTCGATGGTCTTCGCGCATACGAAGAAGCCGTCGCATTACTTTACTGGGATATGCGGACATACATGCCGGATCAAGGCGCAGCTAACCGTTCCGCGTCGATCGGATTCCTCTCGACGGAGAGCTTCCGTCGTCGGACGGGCGAAACATATCAACAATTACTAGCAGCAATGGAGCAAGAGACGCTGACGGGCATCGAAGCGATCTCGTTCGCAAAAGCAAAAGAAGCATTCGATCGCGACTCGAAGATTCCAGAAGCCGAGTATCAAACGTTCATCACGTTGATCTCTGAAGCAGAGAGCGTCTGGGAAAAAGCGAAGGACGCAAACGATTGGTCGATGTTCGAACCATACCTCGAGAAAATCGTCGCGATGGAGCGCCAGTTCGTCGAGTACTGGGGCTATGACGCGCATCCATATGACGCACTACTCCATGATTATGAACCGGGGATGACGGTCGCGACACTTGATCCGTTGTTCGCAGAACTCCGCCAAGCGATCATCGGTCTGCTCGGTCAACTCGAAGGAAAAGACTTCCCGACGCTTGATTGGTCAGCGGACCGCGAGACACAGATCGCCTTGAACCAAGAATGGCTCCGCGATATCGGGTATGACTTCACGTCTGGTCGTTTAGATGAGACGGTCCATCCGTTCCAGACGACGATCAACCGGAAGGACGCACGCATCACGACGAAATACGATGAGAACGACTACCGAAACTCTGTCTTCGGCACGATGCATGAAGCCGGACACGCGACGTATGAGCAAGGCATCGAACCGGAACTCGATTCACTCGGTCTCGGTGACGGCGCTTCGATGGGGATTCACGAATCACAATCGTTGTTCTTTGAGAACTTCATCGGACGTAACCAAGGTTTCCTCGAAGCACGCTATCATGGCTTACAACAAGCGATCCCATCACTGGCTGACGTTCCGTTCGAACGATTCTATGCCGCGGTCAATGAAGTCAAACCGTCACTGATTCGGATCGAAGCCGATGAATTGACGTATGCGCTTCATATCATCATCCGCTATGAGCTCGAAAAACGCTTGATGACGAAAGAGCTCGAAGTCAAGGATCTCCCGCAAGAATGGAACCGTCTCTATAAAGAGTATCTCGGTGTGGATGTGCCGAGTGACGCAAAAGGCGTCTTACAGGACGTCCATTGGTCAGGTGGCTCGTTCGGTTACTTCCCAAGTTACGCGCTCGGTCTCGTCTATGCGGCACAGCTAAACGAAGCGCTTCGTCGTGACGTCGACAACGTCGATGGTCTGATCGCAGCGGGAACACTTGCCCCAATCAAAGGCTGGCTGAAAGAAAATATCCACCGTCACGGGAAATCGAAGACACCGGCTGAACTGATCGAAGCAGCAACGGGGCAATCGATCTCGGTTGCACCACTCGTCAACTACTTGACGAAGAAATACACGCGTGTCGTCGAGGCACTCTGATGTTGTGGTTCGCACACCGCGGTGTCAGTGACCGTTTTCCGGAGAATACGCTTGAAGCCATCGCTGCTGCGATCGAAGACGACGTCGATGGGGTCGAATTCGATGTCCATTTCTCAAAGGACGGCGTCGGTGTCATCATTCACGATGAGACCGTCAACCGGACGACGAACGGGAAGGGGCGCGTCATCGACATGACGGTTGCCGAATTGCAGGCGCTGGATGCTGGAGCACGATTCAAAGGGGAACCGATCAAGACGAAGATTCCGACGCTTGACGAAGTCCTCGCAATCCTCGCACCAGCGACGCTCCGGCTCAACATCGAGCTGAAGACGGATACGATTCGCTATGACGGGATTGAGGCGTATGTCCTGGAACGTTGCGCTGCACACGGCATCGCGACTGACCGGCTGTTATTCAGTTCGTTCAACCATTATTCGGTTGCCTTGATCCGGAAGCTCGACCCAAGCGTCGAGACGGCGATTCTCTATCCGTATCCGATCTATCATCCGGAAGAACAAGCCCTCCGAATTGGGGCGACCGGTATCCATCCCGATTATCGACGGGTGACGGAAGCGGACGTCGCGTTCGCTCACGCGCAAGATGTCACGGTCCGGGTTTACACTCCGAAGACAGTCGAGGATGTCCGGCAGATGCAGCGGATCGGCGTCGACGCCGTCATCGTTAATGATCCAAAAGGGATGCGCGATACACTCGAAGGATGAGGAGGAGGAAGGGATGCGCAAGGAATACGTATTCGTCATCAGTTTGTCGCTCGTCGCTTTATTCGTCGGACTTCAGCTTGGCTTTGCCCGCTTGCCGGAACCAAAACCGAAGCAAGTGACGACGACACCGATGCGCCCTGCCGATTATCAGGCAGGACTTGCGTCAGCGAAACGGGAACTGAAGCAGATTCAGCGCTTCACCTTGAAAAGCACCCTTCCTGCGGATGGAACGACGGTGACCTGGATTTATGAGACCCCATCCGATGAACGAATTGCGGTCGATTGGTATTACGTCGAGAGTTATCCGGAAGAACAAGTCCAGATGACACGAAACGAGACATCCCGGATCATCTCGTACGAACGCTATTTAATCGTCATCCGACCGATTTACGGAACGGTCGTCGATAGTGAACTGGAACAGTTCGCTCTTCGCTTTACAGGTTACTTCACGACACAACAACAGGGGGAAAACGATGTCAGGTAAAATCATTCTCTTGATTGGTGGATCGGGCAGCGGAAAGTCCTCCCTGATCAAACGTCTGCGGACGGAATACGCGCACGTCCGGTTCATCCCGTCGGTCACGACCCGACCGAAACGACCGACGGAGATTGATGGAGCAAGCTATCATTTCGTCGACGTCAAGACGTTCCAACAATTGATCCAAGACGACGGCTTCATCGAATACGCCCACGTCCACCGAGCGTGGTACGGGACACCGCGTCAAGCGTATGTCGATGTCCTCGAACAGGATCAAATCGTCATCAAGGACATTGATCCGAAAGGGGCGGCGAACTTCAAGCGTTTGTTTGGCGACCAAGTGATCACGATTTTCGTCTCGGTTCCACCCGACTTGATGAAGGAACGACTGTTGATGCGCGGGGATACACCGGAGTTTGAAGCGCGACTCGTCGATTACGAGGAAGCGTGGAAAGACCGCGATCATTATGATTATATGATTGAAAACATCGATTTTGAGACAGCGTATGCCGATCTGCTTGAGATCATTGCTGGCTACATTCCACAGGCATGACGAAGAGGACGCAAGATGCGTCCTCTTTTTGATGTCAGAAAGGAGTCTTCATGCTACCTTTGCATCCCTTACTCACGCACGTTGAGAGCGAAAGAAAGTTATCTGGTCGATCGCGCCAAGCCGTCTGGTCCGTCAAGACGACAACAGCGCACTACATCGTCAAGGTCGTGACGGATCCGTCTAGTCGTCAATTTGAACGAGAAGCCGCTTTAGCGAT encodes the following:
- a CDS encoding carboxypeptidase M32, yielding MSTTQQWRDHFDGLRAYEEAVALLYWDMRTYMPDQGAANRSASIGFLSTESFRRRTGETYQQLLAAMEQETLTGIEAISFAKAKEAFDRDSKIPEAEYQTFITLISEAESVWEKAKDANDWSMFEPYLEKIVAMERQFVEYWGYDAHPYDALLHDYEPGMTVATLDPLFAELRQAIIGLLGQLEGKDFPTLDWSADRETQIALNQEWLRDIGYDFTSGRLDETVHPFQTTINRKDARITTKYDENDYRNSVFGTMHEAGHATYEQGIEPELDSLGLGDGASMGIHESQSLFFENFIGRNQGFLEARYHGLQQAIPSLADVPFERFYAAVNEVKPSLIRIEADELTYALHIIIRYELEKRLMTKELEVKDLPQEWNRLYKEYLGVDVPSDAKGVLQDVHWSGGSFGYFPSYALGLVYAAQLNEALRRDVDNVDGLIAAGTLAPIKGWLKENIHRHGKSKTPAELIEAATGQSISVAPLVNYLTKKYTRVVEAL
- a CDS encoding guanylate kinase, translated to MSGKIILLIGGSGSGKSSLIKRLRTEYAHVRFIPSVTTRPKRPTEIDGASYHFVDVKTFQQLIQDDGFIEYAHVHRAWYGTPRQAYVDVLEQDQIVIKDIDPKGAANFKRLFGDQVITIFVSVPPDLMKERLLMRGDTPEFEARLVDYEEAWKDRDHYDYMIENIDFETAYADLLEIIAGYIPQA
- a CDS encoding glycerophosphodiester phosphodiesterase, encoding MLWFAHRGVSDRFPENTLEAIAAAIEDDVDGVEFDVHFSKDGVGVIIHDETVNRTTNGKGRVIDMTVAELQALDAGARFKGEPIKTKIPTLDEVLAILAPATLRLNIELKTDTIRYDGIEAYVLERCAAHGIATDRLLFSSFNHYSVALIRKLDPSVETAILYPYPIYHPEEQALRIGATGIHPDYRRVTEADVAFAHAQDVTVRVYTPKTVEDVRQMQRIGVDAVIVNDPKGMRDTLEG